The Sinomicrobium kalidii region AAGGTTCGCCATGTTCAGGGCGGCAATTCCCTTGATGCCCGGTGTGGTAATGTACTTTTGTTTTAATTCGGTTAATTTCAGTATCAGTTTATTGTAGTATTTGGAAGAATCCAGCAGTTGCCGTTGCGAAGAATCCCTGCGGAAACGGTTGAGGTAACTGCCGCTCATGCTCAGGTAAGCGTTGGCAATAATATCAGGGTTGCCGCTTTTCAGGGCGGTACTGAGGCAGCGTTTGGTATAATACCATTGTTTTTCGGGTTCCTCCCAATAAGCGTAAATAGCGGCAAGGCGATGGTAAATACTGCTCTGGTAGGGAAAGGCTTTTTCTCCTTCAAACATGCGGAGTGCCTCCAGCATATATTTATAGGCCTTATCCCGGTTTCCCATCATATTCTCCAGCCATCCTTTTTGAGAAAGTACCCGCCCCTGTACGATCTTATCTGCTGTTCGTGAAGCATACCATTGTGAACTGTCTGCGGCTTGAAATGCCAGCGTAATGCTGTCCTGTTGGAAATACAGGTAACTCAAAATGGAATGAACAATAGCACTGTACCCCTTGTCCTTTTCCGGATAACTGAGTTCCAACGCCTCTTTTGCTGTTTTCAAAGCTTCTCCGGACCGTTTGTTCCTGGCCATTATTTCAGCGAGTTTCCCCATGGCTTTAATACGGTCGCCATTGGCGGCACCGGGATTATCAATAACGGTGTTCAGGGAATCGATAACTATGGATTGTGCCTGTATTTCAGACGGCCGGAACAAGGTGGCCAAGCCAATAAGAAAGCAAACAAATAATGATCTGATCATGCGGTAAAAGTATAACAATTAGAACTTCCCTTACCAAAGATACAAATTCCGTAGACGCTTTGTAGACGTTTTTCCTACGTCTTGTAGTCGCTGTGTATGCAGCTGAAAATTGTTTCAGGAGTTCCGGCCCCTTAAATTTGTCCCCGACGTTCTTAACAGGAATCAGTAATCATAAAATCAGATAAAAATGAATGCCAAAACCATTTCAATCGTATCGTACATCACCATCATCGGATGGATCATTGCCTATTTACAGCACAAGGGAAATGAACAGAAGAGCGCACTGGCCTCTTATCACCTCGGTCAGGGACTGGGAGTATTCATTTTTTCCATACTCCTGAACATTGTTCTTGCCATACTCATCGGGGTGGTGCCTTCCCTGGCAGGTATACTTTCTTTGGCAGGTTTTGTACCCGTCG contains the following coding sequences:
- a CDS encoding DUF4870 domain-containing protein encodes the protein MNAKTISIVSYITIIGWIIAYLQHKGNEQKSALASYHLGQGLGVFIFSILLNIVLAILIGVVPSLAGILSLAGFVPVVLLIFGIITANNEALKPVPLIGKFFEGKFNF